One Triticum aestivum cultivar Chinese Spring unplaced genomic scaffold, IWGSC CS RefSeq v2.1 scaffold144008, whole genome shotgun sequence genomic window, CTGAATCTCAAATTGGTCAAGATAATTCTGCACTGGTTTACCTGGTGCGACGACTAAACTCACATCTCGTTTGATATTAATGATTAAGCAAATCCTATCTCGTTAATTAGTACTCCTCATGTGGTCGATATATAGGGGGTGCTTCCAAGTGGGTGCCGTGTTGCTGTAAAGAAGTTGCAGCTTCATCATTGCTTGGATGATGAAAATGAAGATGCATTTTTAATAGAATATAACAAAATGAAGGATACATTTCAAAATGAAGTTTCTGCTGCAATGAAGCCTTCTCACAAGAACACAGTGCGACTCATAGGCTACTGCCATCACACACAAGAGCAAATTGTCGAATACGAAGGAAAACAAGTTTTCGCAGGGGTCCTAGAAAGATTGATCTGTACGGAGTATGTGCCTGACGGAACCCTTTGTGGACATATCGAAGGTATGATTTCTACGGAAATGGATGGGTACGAGTTCCAAAGGGCAGAGCTAGATGCACTGGAACGCGTCGTACGCGATACAAGTGCGGAGCCAATGAGTCTGACGTTGCCGCTTCTCAGGCACATAACAAATGATTTCTCCGATGAATCTGAAATTGGTAAAGGTGGATTCGCAGTGGTTTACCTGGTACGATTAAACTCATACAGTATGTCGTTAGATATTAAGCAATTCCTATCTCCTCAATTACTAACTTCTTACTGTGGTCGAATATACAGGGGGTGCTTCCAAGTGGGTTACGTATTGCTGTCAAGAAGCTTAGCGAAACTTATTTGAATGATTGTGCATTTCAAAATGAAGTTTTTATCACAATGAAGGCCACTCACAAGAACACAGTGCGATTCATGGGCTACTGTATTCAATCACAAGGTGAACTCGTCGAACACAACGGACAACATGTTTTCGCACAGCTCGCGGAAAGGTTGATCTGTGTGGAATATGCGCCTAAAGGAACCCTTGATGCACATATCGGTAAGATCGATAATACGTCATGCCCACCCTAGTAATAGTTCCCTCTCTATTTTGGTGTTTCTGTTTGTGTGGTTGTTTTTTACTTTGTGCTCACAGAACAAAGATGAGTACCAGTGGAACAAAAAAGTAGACTACAATTTTAGGTCACCTGAAACAAACATGACCAATCGTCATACCAATCATAGTACACAAATTTAGGCAAAATGGACCAAATCATAATAAATATTAAAACATAATTTTTTTTAGAACATAAGGCACAAAATTATAATACTCATGAATCAAAACTTGGCTACAAGTGGAACAAAACTTATGATAAATGCAACAAAATATTAGAGGCTTGTGCAATAAAATTTCGGTGCCCATGGAACAAATCAAAATTCTAGCGGAACAAAAGTATTAACTAAGTAGAACGAGCAAAGTATATCACTTGCAAGAACAAATTGGAACTACTACTGCTGCCACTTCACCACTTCTTGTGCCGACTTTGCCATCCTCACGTGGtaccaatttccttcagcttttgTGTGTGGGAATGAATTCAGATTTCCAAACAAGTGGAGGTTTTTTCTTCCTTCCCCAATATCCCTCGTTCTACCCAGCAATCTATAATGGGGGCGGAGAAGGAT contains:
- the LOC123176617 gene encoding G-type lectin S-receptor-like serine/threonine-protein kinase At4g11900 (The sequence of the model RefSeq protein was modified relative to this genomic sequence to represent the inferred CDS: added 230 bases not found in genome assembly), producing the protein MGGYEFQRAELDALEGVLRDASAEPMSLTLPLLRHITNDFSPESQIGQDNSALVYLGVLPSGCRVAVKKLQLHHCLDDENEDAFLIEYNKMKDTFQNEVSAAMKPSHKNTVRLIGYCHHTQEQIVEYEGKQVFAGVLERLICTEYVPDGTLCGHIEGMISTEMDGYEFQRAELDALERVVRDTSAEPMSLTLPLLRHITNDFSDESEIGKGGFAVVYLGVLPSGLRIAVKKLSETYLNDCAFQNEVFITMKATHKNTVRFMGYCIQSQGELVEHNGQHVFAQLAERLICVEYAPKGTLDAHIGDYGELDWNQRYQILKGICQGLHHLHDEMHVFHGDIKPANILIGDNLVPKIYDFGLSQMFEEEETERIVENIAGTL